The following coding sequences are from one Musa acuminata AAA Group cultivar baxijiao chromosome BXJ2-4, Cavendish_Baxijiao_AAA, whole genome shotgun sequence window:
- the LOC103980830 gene encoding homeobox-leucine zipper protein HOX14: MTEEKKVQIPSLWASERCSQMPQDSVGEKRTRRRRKKAKGDAKKRRLSEDQVKLLEMSFMDERKLEAGRKAHLAAKLGLDAKQVAVWFQNRRARHKSKQVKEAYVELKLAHDAVVLEKCHLENEVSKLKEKLSEAEEEVRKLASGMNGASGGNGESGDGSPSSCFSAASLQWQREEAELICINEYDFTNYMMMEWADLYGV; the protein is encoded by the exons ATGACCGAGGAAAAGAAGGTGCAGATCCCCTCCCTCTGGGCATCTGAACGCTGCTCTCAGATGCCTCAAG ACTCGGTCGGCGAGAAAAGGACGCGGCGAAGGAGGAAGAAGGCGAAGGGAGATGCGAAGAAGAGGCGACTGAGTGAGGATCAAGTGAAGTTGCTGGAGATGAGCTTTATGGACGAGAGGAAATTGGAGGCAGGGAGGAAGGCCCACCTCGCCGCCAAGCTCGGGCTCGACGCCAAGCAGGTGGCCGTCTGGTTCCAGAACCGGCGGGCGCGGCACAAAAGCAAGCAGGTGAAGGAGGCCTACGTCGAGCTCAAGCTGGCGCACGACGCTGTCGTCCTCGAGAAGTGCCACCTCGAGAACGAG GTGTCGAAGCTAAAGGAGAAGCTCTCGGAAGCAGAGGAGGAGGTAAGGAAGCTCGCCTCCGGCATGAATGGAGCTTCTGGCGGCAACGGCGAGAGCGGCGATGGCAGCCCGAGCTCGTGCTTCTCAGCTGCGAGCCTCCAATGGCAGCGAGAAGAAGCTGAACTCATCTGCATAAACGAGTACGATTTCACCAACTACATGATGATGGAGTGGGCAGATCTATATGGTGTCTAG
- the LOC103980832 gene encoding deSI-like protein At4g17486: MKSCSKKGWKSLMPLRLSRSSTHFCMFPKVRSASQTSGNAPVYLNVYDLTPINGYMYWAGLGIYHTGVEVHGVEYAFGAHDYPSSGVFEVEPRQCPGFRFRKSIFMGTTCLDPLQLREFMELQSVNYNGDTYHLIMKNCNHFCKDICYKLTGNSIPKWVNRLARIGSLCNCLLPEALKITAVQHGPDSPSEDGEKRSLRSAFGCLSSISMRQRQFSASSLLLTSPFRGSLSHWDFRRSGAIPLKDT; the protein is encoded by the exons ATGAAGTCGTGCTCAAAGAAGGGTTGGAAATCCCTCATGCCTCTTCGGCTAAGTAGGTCTTCCACCCATTTTTGCATGTTCCCAAAGGTTCGATCGGCAAGCCAAACATCAGGAAATGCACCGGTTTACCTGAATGTATATGACTTGACACCAATAAATGGCTATATGTACTGGGCAGGCCTTGGGATATATCACACAGGTGTTGAAG TTCATGGGGTGGAATATGCATTTGGAGCACATGACTATCCATCAAGTGGAGTCTTTGAGGTTGAGCCTCGTCAATGTCCAGGCTTCAGGTTTAGGAAATCAATATTCATGGGTACAACGTGCTTAGACCCATTGCAGCTAAGAGAATTTATGGAACTTCAGTCTGTGAATTACAATGGAGACACCTACCACTTGATCATGAAGAACTGCAACCACTTCTGCAAAGATATCTGTTATAAGTTAACTGGCAATTCAATTCCAAAATGGGTGAACCGACTTGCTAGGATAG GCTCCCTTTGCAACTGCCTACTGCCCGAGGCACTTAAAATAACTGCTGTTCAACATGGCCCAGACTCTCCATCTGAGGATGGCGAGAAAAGGAGTCTGAGAAGTGCTTTCGGCTGTCTATCTTCGATTTCTATGCGACAGAGACAGTTCTctgcttcttctcttctcttgacATCTCCTTTTAGAGGGTCCCTTTCGCATTGGGATTTCAGAAGGTCTGGTGCTATTCCATTGAAGGATACCTGA